One segment of Alistipes sp. ZOR0009 DNA contains the following:
- a CDS encoding glycosyl hydrolase 108 family protein: MISKSLFLSYILPFTLSQEGGYSNNRYDSGGETYRGISRVKNPTWSGWQIVDRFKPLKRNQVIEELEGSVKEFYYTNYFLAPSFNSLNSKKVALSLFDFHVNGGLSLTWLKSEIKRRFGKTFKNNADLFCYINTLDENYVSKLILDKRKSYFDNLSKSSKYARFGIGWNKRLIALRAYLNIAYIATGGAIILVIIFYLIFRRFRNETS, encoded by the coding sequence ATGATTAGCAAAAGCCTCTTTCTGTCCTACATTCTGCCATTCACCTTATCCCAGGAGGGCGGATATTCAAACAATCGTTACGACTCTGGCGGCGAGACCTACAGGGGCATTTCGAGGGTTAAAAATCCAACTTGGTCAGGCTGGCAAATTGTAGATAGATTCAAACCGCTTAAACGTAACCAGGTAATTGAGGAGCTCGAAGGGAGCGTAAAGGAGTTTTACTACACAAACTACTTTCTAGCACCTTCGTTCAACTCTCTCAATAGTAAAAAAGTAGCATTATCCTTATTTGATTTTCATGTAAACGGGGGGTTGTCATTAACCTGGCTAAAATCAGAGATAAAAAGACGGTTTGGCAAAACATTCAAGAACAATGCGGACTTGTTTTGCTACATCAACACGCTCGATGAGAATTACGTATCTAAACTAATTTTAGATAAAAGGAAATCCTACTTCGACAACCTAAGCAAAAGTAGCAAGTACGCGCGGTTTGGCATCGGATGGAACAAGCGACTGATTGCCTTAAGAGCTTATTTAAACATCGCCTACATCGCAACTGGCGGTGCTATAATTTTAGTAATAATCTTTTACCTAATCTTTAGGAGATTTAGAAATGAAACATCTTAA
- a CDS encoding glycosyl hydrolase 108 family protein: MISFSQFKKSVLPFVLKVEKGYANVKGDSGGETYRGITRKSYPDWEGWTIIDRLKLRQGQVLPQLEDSVAKHYWEYNFALPDFDSLNSIKVALSLFDWRIHGGLSAGKVQTMLSQSFNLKTNGSGAFDRETIELINQIPEKQLLDAILNMRKSRIAAILKKDPSKSKFKKGWIRRLDELKSVTA; encoded by the coding sequence ATGATAAGTTTTTCACAGTTCAAAAAAAGCGTACTCCCCTTTGTACTTAAAGTCGAAAAGGGGTATGCAAACGTTAAGGGTGATTCTGGCGGGGAAACCTACAGAGGCATCACCCGAAAAAGTTACCCCGACTGGGAGGGCTGGACAATAATTGATAGGCTTAAGCTCAGACAGGGACAAGTGTTACCCCAACTTGAAGATAGTGTAGCAAAACACTATTGGGAATATAACTTCGCCTTACCTGATTTCGATAGCCTAAACTCAATAAAAGTAGCATTGTCACTATTTGACTGGCGCATACATGGTGGATTATCAGCAGGCAAGGTGCAAACAATGCTCTCTCAGAGCTTCAATTTAAAAACGAATGGCTCAGGCGCATTCGATAGAGAAACTATCGAATTAATCAATCAAATACCCGAAAAACAGCTGCTAGATGCAATACTCAACATGCGTAAAAGCAGAATTGCAGCAATCTTGAAAAAAGATCCTTCAAAATCAAAATTCAAGAAAGGGTGGATTAGGCGTCTTGACGAGCTAAAGAGCGTCACCGCTTAG
- a CDS encoding glycosyl hydrolase 108 family protein: protein MITQEQFNAAILPFTLKFEGGYANNKADKGGETYRGISRTNHPTWAGWPIIDKIKTTNPLRRGDIVRDKRLNDLVYEFYYKKIFEAGGLAEINSVLVSLVAFDFLVHGGYATITMQKLINRKFGGTLDVDGDWGDATRKAVNSIPEKDLALALLAVRRQRLLNIIEKDSSQEEFREGWMSRIDYLVKLVNKNS from the coding sequence ATGATTACACAGGAACAATTTAATGCGGCTATACTACCCTTTACCCTCAAATTCGAGGGGGGATATGCCAACAACAAAGCTGATAAAGGCGGCGAGACCTACAGGGGTATTTCGCGAACAAACCATCCAACCTGGGCAGGTTGGCCAATAATCGACAAGATTAAAACGACAAATCCATTACGACGCGGTGATATCGTTAGAGACAAGCGTCTTAATGACCTAGTCTATGAGTTTTACTATAAAAAAATCTTCGAGGCGGGCGGGCTTGCTGAAATCAACAGCGTGCTAGTATCGCTTGTCGCATTTGACTTTTTAGTGCATGGAGGTTATGCCACCATCACCATGCAAAAACTCATCAATCGTAAATTCGGAGGGACGCTCGACGTTGATGGAGATTGGGGTGACGCAACCCGTAAGGCTGTCAATTCAATACCTGAAAAAGACTTAGCGCTAGCGCTATTAGCCGTTCGCCGCCAACGTCTGCTAAACATCATCGAGAAGGATAGTAGCCAGGAAGAATTTAGAGAAGGTTGGATGTCCAGGATCGACTATCTAGTCAAGCTTGTTAACAAAAATTCATAA